GCTTGAGCACGGCGACCGGGTCCTCGGCGAAGTCCTGGGGCATCTTCCTGTAGACGTCGGCCAGGTTCTTCAGCAGGGGCTCGACCCAGCTGCTGCCGTTCTCGATGACCGCGACCTTCAGATCCGGGAAGCGCGACAGGGCGCCGTGGCACACCAGCGCGGCGACGGCGTCCTCGATGGGTCGCCACTGGGCGATCATCCGGAACGCCTGCGGTTGGAAGGGCAGCATCTCGCTGTCGCTGCCCAGCCACTCGTTGGTGTAGCGGTCGTAGCCGCTGTCCGACGAGTGCATGCCCACCAGCACGTCGGCCTCCACCACCTTCTCCCAGAAGGGATCGAACTCCGGCAGCCCGAACGACCGCGACCCCCGGTAGCCGGGCACCGGCGCGGGCCGGATGAGCACGGCGCGGGCGCCCCGCTCCACGACCCACTCCAGCTCCTCGATCGCCTTCTCGACGATCGGCAGGGTGATCACCGGCGTGGTGAAGATGCGGTCCTCGTGGTTGAACGACCAGGTCTCGTACATCCACTGGTTGAGGGCGTGGATCACCGCGTGCACCAGCTCGACGTCGTCGCGCATCCGCTCCTCGATGAGGCTGGCCAGCGTCGGGAACATCAGGGCCCGGTCGATGCCCTGCTCGTCCATCAGCTCGATCCGCGGTGCCGGCTCGCGGAACGCCGGGATCGACCGCATCGCCTTCCCGAAGATCTCGCGGCGGTTCTTGCCCTCCGGGTTCCCGACCCGGAAGTACTCCTCCATCGCCCCCGGGCGGGCCACCACGTCGAACGTCGGGTTGGGGATGTACTCGCTGATCCGACCCCGCACCACGATCTTCGTCCGTCCCCGCACGTCGACGTAGTCGATGGCGCCGCGGTAGCGGTCGGGGAGGAACTTCGTCAGCGCCTCCGGTGTCTCGTACAGGTGGTTATCAGCGTCGAAAACCGGAAACTCGCACCTGCGCGTCATGTGACCGACAGTAGAACTTAACTAACAATAGCGTCAACATCGTGACCGGCACGAGCCTGCGGACGCCTGAAACGGCGCCGGGAGGCGTGCGTCTCACCTAACGGTGGTGTCACACTCTTGGCCGATCGTCGAAGGTGCTGACCAGCGATGACCGACACTCCCACCGTGCACCCCGAGACCGACTGGTCCACGGACCGGGCGTTCCGGAAGCGCTGCCTGGAGCAGCTCCACGAGGGCCTCGAAGCCGAACGCGAGGAGCTCCGCGAGCAGCTGATCCTCGAGGTCGGCGGCCCCCGCATGGCCACCAACGGGCCGCAGCTCTCACCGCAGGTCGACCTGATCTCCTTCACCGGCTCCACCGCCGTCGGCAGGCACATCATGGAGAAGGGCGCGGCCACCATGAAGCGGACGTTCCTCGAGCTGGGCGGCAAGTCGGCACGATCGTGCTCGACG
This portion of the Acidimicrobiales bacterium genome encodes:
- a CDS encoding amidohydrolase family protein, whose product is MTRRCEFPVFDADNHLYETPEALTKFLPDRYRGAIDYVDVRGRTKIVVRGRISEYIPNPTFDVVARPGAMEEYFRVGNPEGKNRREIFGKAMRSIPAFREPAPRIELMDEQGIDRALMFPTLASLIEERMRDDVELVHAVIHALNQWMYETWSFNHEDRIFTTPVITLPIVEKAIEELEWVVERGARAVLIRPAPVPGYRGSRSFGLPEFDPFWEKVVEADVLVGMHSSDSGYDRYTNEWLGSDSEMLPFQPQAFRMIAQWRPIEDAVAALVCHGALSRFPDLKVAVIENGSSWVEPLLKNLADVYRKMPQDFAEDPVAVLKRIHVSPFWEEDLGALAEVIGVDRVLFGSDYPHPEGLADPASYVDELEGLPGESVQKIMGGNLARLMKVDALV